In Ooceraea biroi isolate clonal line C1 chromosome 6, Obir_v5.4, whole genome shotgun sequence, the genomic stretch GATCATCATCACGACTATCGCGGTACCTGGCACTGCGTCCAATGTACATGGAGGTCAGAAGGACTTAGGGGTTTCTATAAGGGCTTATCACCATACCTTTTACATGTTACACCAAACATATGTCTGATTATCCTTATTTACGAGCATTTTACTAACGGTAGATAATCTGCGTCGGCACATTTCATTGCTGCGGATGTAAGAAGATTTTTCTTaggcaattttatttctccgtcatgtatataaatataaatgtaacgaTGTCCCCGATTTACCAAACCTCACGATACTAGCCGCCCGCGGGCGGCCACGTGCTTTTTCGGGTGATGTGAGGGCACtcaattatttcaagataGAGTTACGATGCAGGGAGAGAAGATTTTCGTTATCTCGAAAGAAAGTCCCTTTCGTGGAATCATTTTTGTCGGAACATGTTTAGTTGAACATTTTTTCCGAACTCCGTATAACTAAGCATTAGCACTAATTTTTATCCTATTTTGTCGTTAGGTAGTTAAGTAATATGTTTTAGCTTTCTTTCTGGTATTTCACTCGATAATTCTCtcgatattttttctattactcGTATAccgattaatttatatcagaTTTGTTGAGAATAATACGGTAATGAAAAAAGGAACTCGCTCGACctaaggaaataatttaaataaggTTGATATTCGTCGTTACCGTATTAAATTCTCGCATTGCGATGCGACGTAAATGCAAGGAGTGGAAAGTCTGAAGCGGGAATGATAAAACGGAGAATATGCGTAGAATGTgcgtgttttatttatttcaatctctcatctcctttttttttctttcatattcAAGTTAACTTGAGAGACTGCAATAGCGTAGAAAGTTACGAACGACGTTAGCTTAATTAACtccaattaatttataaatgtggagctttaattgatataaattcatAGTCGAATATTGATTGACGTATTTTATGCCTggggaaaattttattacgataCACGAAACTATTTTAACACGAAACGTCTTCTAATTATGTAAGGTACGACGTTGCGACGAGTGAACGTATGATCATGGAGTCATCTTACGTTCACCGTGTCGCGTGAGATACTCGAACGTCAACTAAACTGGTTTTAGTTGAACGTGCGTAGCTACAGACGTGCTTggttatatgtgtatatgtatgtatacgtgaCAAGAAGTGGAAGGAGgataattaatctaattaaatgaaatgcTCTGTGCAAATATAAGAGCTGCATAGGAAGGAACGTGATGACCCCGCGCGACGGGCGTTTTGCAATCTCGAATATACACGAATTCAATAACCAAGTATTCACGTAACTAATACGACGtaacgtaaaaaaatacatgtatGTCTGTTTATAATGTTCGAAGTATTTTTGATGCATAATGATGCgacgaacacacacacacgtaaaCTGATAACTCGCTGTGTTCCTGCTCGACGAGTTCTCGGCGAGTTCTGGTGCGGACTTTCTCATCAAGCATCGCCTGGTTCAGGCGATCTGATGAGTTGAGTCTTAGCAAATGTAGTAGCGCAAGAAAATTTGCTGAATgtactttatgttttattttttattaagtgaAAAAACCGGCTCTGTCATCTCTCTGTAATGATTACTTACCTCGCCCTAATTAGGCAGAGTATTTGATAGAGTCCGTGATAGGGGACGTGATAGTGACGAAGTTTTGCAAGGATCGTTGTAGAGTCTGGCACTCGGAAACTACGCTAGATAgcaataacattttaatgtcATTGCAATCTGTAAATAGTAggatgaattattatttatatcaatttctttttagCGATAAAAGATAGTAAGAGCCCGTTTCTTCGATGAGAAGGATTAACGGGCCTTGCGAAGGAATATATACTTAAAGCAACAACACTGTGACGATGTTAATAAATTCACACACATATCGAAAAGTGTATGTCATTAAAATTAGCTATTAGACTGTTTCAGATCACTTTTTCACTATCctggatattttttatttctttattctgTCTTCTGTCCAATTCTTTTCTTCAATTCCCATCACACAATTTCTGTTTATAGACAATAAACAACGGTCATTATTAagaagtaattatttaattgatttaacaggtttactgaaattaaaaatcttttaaaaaatatattttccgttaaagctctctctctctctccctctcttatCACAGCGTCTGTTATGCCACTAATGAAAATTACAGATAGCATGTAGAAAGGTATTGTGACTGCGTTAAGTATATTAGAAATTACTCGATAGTTTGTTAAGCCACCAGCAGTACGATTTTTGAACGTAGTATACGATAAATAATCAAACGTGCGTCTTACACAAATTATACGTTGTAGCTGCAAAGTAATCAAATCCGAAAACTTGAGACAATTGCGATCCCGCAAGTCGCTGCAAAATTGGTCTAGTGGAACTTTTCAGTTCTGCGCGGATGCCAAATGTTCATGACAAATTCCGTGTCAAGAATCGTACGCGGGTAAAATCGATAGCACTTTCGAACGCGCCTCGCGTCTCGAGCGTGGCTACGATTTAGATACGCGCGCGCtgattctttttgtaaaacgcaAGTAAAACAAAGGCGTATTGCTGGTGGTTCGTTACAGGTATGAGAGTTGGCGTGGCTTTTACAAGGGTTTAAGCGCAAACCTCATCAGGGTGACTCCGGCAACGGTTATCACATTCGTGGTCTACGAAAATATGTATCATTATCTGCAATCCGGGCGCGCCGCTGTGGAAGAAGCGATCGCCATGCCTGTGCCTGCAGTTAACAAACTAAAGGAATAAGATAAAAGAACAGAGGATCGTCCCTCGAGGCCTTAATGAAGAAACATCCAACTGATTCGGAATCTGATTGAATCTTGCAAATCCAATTATTAACGGTGATGTACGCACCACACATATGatgatgtaaaatatatatatgtgagaATTGTAATACTGTAGTAAATTATAACGCAAAAGATTATTCCAAAAAAGAGTTAAGATACAAGCTTCGAGGAGCACAAAGCTttaaattttccattaatGTGTCACAAAACTTAAAGCTAGGATagtcttaaatattaaatctgtGGTCTTAAATGGTCTCTTAAGTCCCTTACATACTTTTGCATACTTTCATATTGCCTGTAGCTTTCTAGATTTTCTATTGGCCTTTTCATTCTGCGAATTCGACAATTACTTCTTACCTTTTATTAGCTAAATGTACGTAATGTTTCTATTAGCGATAAAATGTTTCTAGGAAATTTTCTAGAAAGCTTTAATAGACTGTTGTGTAGTCGTTAATATGAGAGATAATGTATctgttacataattttaagtGCACATTTTTAAGAGATACACCGATAGGGAATATCTTCCATGATGATTACAGATAATTGCGTAATTTTGTTATCCCGCCGGCAGTAAAATGCATTGAATCCACCTTTTTTTTCTGCGCCTGATTTGATTCTCTAGATTATATTCGCAACAGTtcatgtatctttttttcaaaagatACATAATAGTTTAGGTAGCTTGCTTTCTTCaacgattattataatagatttattgCATTACCAATGTTTGCAAGTTCTATGCTTCACCACTAAATTGTACTGCAGGCTGGCCCAATTCTTTGTAGTTTCAGAATTTTGAttctaattttgtaattacaatcttgttaaaaataaaaaattgtaatctaTTATGTTGGTAGAATTTTGTTGAAACTTGTGGATGAAATTTTGCGTTAGACTTGATCGTTAGGTATGTTAATGAATTGGCAACGTTTGTAAATATCCCTGTTGCAAGTAGATCTTAAAAGGCAGAGAGCTGTTCAGTCGATGTTGATATAATGGCTTACTAGATCTAGAGGATTTACAGAGCATCTTTTGTAACGCTGATCACAATGCTGCTCTTGTTCGGCTTCTGTAATCTCATTCGGAAGGTTCTCGCTCCTCGACATCGAGGGTCTGCAACAGAAATGCGAGCAAGTGAGTAATACAAGAATTCGAATCATGTCTGATCTGATGTTTGACGGTATGAGTGTCTATTATGGATGTGAACACTTTTtgatcgaaaataaaaatatgttgaataAGTTAATTACAAAGATCCAGAATTTTCCTTGAATCTTCtgtatttcatttacattatttCCTTCCTTGAATAATTTAGAATAATGGATAGCTTCCTAAAGATAATTACTATATAgttaatgaatataattttttcttgatACTTACGTGAATATGATTTGAAGGATATCGCCGAATACGCCGTTTTCACGTAAAGAATATCTTGCAATGTCGCAAATGATTCTCAACAAGCAGTCTAACCCAGGATATCCCAAACTATTAAAAAGATGTAGCATTACTTTACTCTCGAATTATATTCTTCCTGAATTTTATTCACAAGATCACGTTTCCAAGCAACAATCGTTTGTGCCATTAAAAATTACGGCGAAATTTTGTAGTAAAAGTTTATAATCGGGTCATGGAATATTGAGCGATGTTATTTGATATATACAGTTACCTTTCCATTTTACTCgtgaacaccctgtatatcaacTGGCGACTGAGACTTCGTTTCGCGAAGTAACTTTCCTCGTAGAAGTAACTCGAGTTCCACTGGTATGGCAAACCATAATTCGCCTCGAAGTAAAACGACAACGACACGGATTTGTCAGGAATATCTATCGGAATTCCCAGAGCGAAAAATATCTGCGAATGAAAGATCGACAAATACAGACGCGATGTTATTTCTCCGTATATACTGTCCATttagagaaattaaaagatgATTAATTGGATAAATTGATTGGTCCTCATGCATAGAATAGAGATGCTTTCCAGCATATGGAAATGTGGTttgataaaaaacaaaatgcaaTGAACGATTTCTATATTTTAGCATTTTCTGCGATGAGAAAGTATTTCTTgtttcaatatcatttttcaatatgATCGACGGAACTGCCGATGATCGGCACATCAAACATTTACACCTCGCTTCTTTCCGATCTGCTTGGTGAGTCGTGCTTCGCGAGTGTACTTGAAGTGCAAATGATTAATACCGTGTTAATAGATTGCTCACATACTCTAAGACGCATTAGTAgatgaaaaatgaatgattGATCCACCGTACCCCCGTATTGCTGCTCTCGGGAAATCCAATAGATCGCATGTGCCTCGATACGCCGCGCGTGATATTTTTCACCCCCGATACTCGCGTGGACTTCATAAAGCACATCAAAAACGCCAGCGCCGTAATTTGATCTCTGAAACATTTGAAAACGCGATGAGATTCTCTGACACTATTATTCGTTCGTATTTGGTGGAAATTTTCAGTACTGTTATCTTATTATTCACTATCTACCATAAAACAAAcgatttatgtataaatttctattttatttcaatctaGCTAACGTGAGCGACGTATCAtgcatgtttttttattttcatacagctttttttaataacaatggAATTCGAAAACGTTCCCGAGATAGAAAAGCTGCAGCGATGACACTTAAAAATTCGTTCAGCACGttctgcaaaataaatagCCCAATGTTTAGATATTGGAATGACAGTTTTAGAATTTTGCCGAGCGCAAGCCTGCGGTACACAGTTCGGATATTGTCCATCCGAATCGACGCGGGAGTGATCGATAGCTCGCCGGTGAAAAAAAAGGTTCCATACATACGTCGCATCTGTTTgttcatttctttatttcgcgAGTTGTTTCGATTTCGCGATCGCTTCATTGGTCCTCGCGCGTATGCAAATACCGGGCGATTCTCGCTCGTTTCGCGCTTAATTTTTTGCAATGGCTTTGCaataaaggaaaaagaatttatttcgcgCGGCAAATCGCCTCGTGTCGCGCATACGTCACTAAATGCAAAACACCGGTAcgcttttttctttccttttttatatcgCGCGTATTATCGTGCATTTTTTCGAGTCGTTTCGAATCATGTCGCTTTgttgtattttatgtattttttatatcgctATACTTaggataatatttttaaactgcACACTCACTTCTTCATGTCTCTGTAACGTATAGCCGGAGTCTCGCGAGTCTCGCGGGATGTTTTTAACGAATGATGAATTAACGCTTTGCGTAGAGTACGAGCGCGtatacgaaataaaaattatatctgttTGCGCAAGCTTAATAATTATGCTCGTTAGTAAGCGGCAGTAACAGTTTCGTTTCGCACATTGTGATgctaatatatcaatatatcatAACAGCAATGCACGACTCTCGCAAATTGCGATTAGCATTGTGCTGCAACAAATCTGCAACAAGTACTTGCCATTTTTCGTGTATAACACGCTTGTTTTAATAAgtgcaaatatttatgtttGCAATTGTATTTTGACTTCAACCAATTTTCATTCCAACGAATTTGCCAATTTTATGTAGCGTTGATCGTACGGATCGATGTTTTGTTTGCGAATACTATTATTTAGATTGTGAGAGGCGCGAGATCGCGTTCGCTGCGTTTACCGCGcgttgcaaatattttcattttacagAATCCAGTTGTCAAAATGTCATTTCCCTCCCTTCAAAGCCCGCGTAACGGGATTCGTACTTTGGAATCACTTTACCGAGCTCAGTGGGAAAACAGATTTATACACGGCGCTTTAGAAGCACCTCTCTCGCTATTTCTCTCCACTCGTACATTTTTCGCTCTCATTTCGATCTCATTTGTTTACGCAATTTATTAGTTTTGAGTATCGAGCACTTGCTAGAATTAAAACCATGACAAAATGAAAAGTACTTGAGATTATACGGAAAGTTTCATTGTTTGTCGTTCAACGATCAACTCATCACCGAACGTTTATTCGCGAAGAGTCTTCGATCACCCCGACATCGTTTGATGACGCAGTGAAAAATGAGTTCACTGTACAACGCGTGTTCGCAGAGCAGCACATTGCGGTCGGAAAACATCAGCCGGCTCCCAATCGTTCAGAATCGGCGAGATTATGGATCCGCGGGATGCATTAATCTTGCGATCAGTATGCATCCAGCactaattgaattaataatggAATTGCGGAGCGGCTGTTCCTGCCTTGTTTAGTACATTCCTGATTCAATGGCGAACTTGTAATTATTCCGCGAGACTTTACGTACCACCCGACCGCCAGCCCCGTTCTCGGGCCACCGGATACCGCCGGAACAATGCTCAGCTACCACCTTTCACCGTGTCCCAGCTGGATATCCCACCGGTACGGGGTTGTACACACTAAATACATTATTGATTAGCGCGCCGTGAATTTAGTGGTCTCCGCCGCGCCTTGCGAGCCGAGCACTCGTGGTATTCGGTCGGCAGCAGTCACTCGCGAAGGGTGCAGTCACATTTTTGGGTCACGAAACACACTTACCCCGCATCacgaatatacatatgtacgtgtgcACATATGGGATGACCAAACGCCTCGGTTTCTCCATCCCCCGAATTCTCGCGCGCCCGGCTCGTTCTTTCCCGCGAATGTTTtgggaatttatttttttgcatttataatttattgcatttacgATGAGCGGTTATTTGTTCAATACTCGCATCGATGCGATATTCGATTGTTGCAATCTCTCAAAGATTTCGTCGAAGAAAACAAGCATGGACATTAATTTCTGCTTTTATATCATTTCTGCTTCGTAAACTTGTCGTTTGCAGTATTTCATATAAAGTTTACTGCaagatatacatttttttaaattaaatctctaCTTTTATCATGGAAAATTGGACTTCAGATATGTTTTCTGCGTAAAGCAGACGGATGATTGTGAAACATCAGCTCTTGTCTTCCTCTGTCACCAGGAAAGAATTCTCTTCGCACGACATAGAGTGAATTATACGAATAGTAATCCCGTTTTCCCCAAGCGAAATAATTTGCCCGCGCGGATCGCTTCCATGCTCGGGCAAtatcgcgcgcccgcgcgcccATAGAAATAAAGGACGCGAGATTTACGGAGGAATTGCGCGAGGAAAATTTCATGGCGCCCTGGTACATGGTACGTGGAACAGCGTCGGAGATTTTCGCCGCAATTTTCCGCGAGGCTGCGGAATGCGAGATGCTGATTCCAAGATGTGTGCGCGCGGTCGGCGCGACTGTACGGCTACCGGGACATTCGCATGTATTACACCATGCCACATAGCAAGCGATCGCGGTAGACGGACATTGCGAGAAAATCGAGAACGAAGTCTTATCTAGCTGAAATACTTTGAACGGACCATACGATGGTGCAATCGCGAGTTACACAAGCGTAATGCTGCCTCAATgcgattttcatgaaaaaccTATGGAAATGAGTGTCACCTTACGTAGAAATTTTATGGCTCGGCACGAGCATGCAAGAGAAGGTAGAATCTGCAAAAATTCTATCAAGACAAGGAACCAAGTGCACTTGCGGGAGATATAATATggaaagatataatataaaaaatttaatttttgcgaGAAACTGCGAAGCTCACGAACGTAGACATTGAAgatagattatatatttatatagaaatagaGAAACAAGTTAAAAGAGATGTAGAAAAATGTGAAGTAACATTTAGGATTATTACAAAGTAATACTAAAATAAGGAAGTtggaagatataaataaatgaatgtaaaaagaaattaaatcataAACGTAATTATTAAAGAGAGATCACCGCGAATCAGTCACATGCGCAAGTCCGCGAGCGGAATTCCACCCTCGGGATCGCGAGGGTGAGCGCTCGTGCTGACTTGGAGGGTTGTTCGCCCCGTGGTGTGCAGATGGCAGCTCCTGATCAGTATCCAGGTCCTTCAGCCCCGCCCATGTGATTTAAACGACGACCTTTTCAGCCGGTCCACGCGCACCCCAGGTCGAGTGGATACAGGATTCAGGTTGCGAGATCCTCGCGCGGGTGAATGACTGAACGGCGCATCTGCATCTGTCATACGCGCCCGTGTATTCACCCTCGCGCGAGATTCACCAGCTTGATAATGTCGCGTTTAAGTTACAGCGTTCCGGAAAAGAAGTGTTGCGAGAGACTTTGCCAACATAAATGTCACATCAGGAAACCAGCGTTATCGCTTTAAAGTGACAGAATCAGTTCGATAAATCATGAGGAGGAGAAGCAGAAAGAGACAGAGTATAAAAGAATTCTTCTGCCGCTTTTGTTTTTGTAGCAGAgacaaaaagatataataaaataataataatagaaatcaAGGTGTGTATCGAGTGAATAAGCGGAATCTTGATATCGGAGAATCGACTCGGATACACGATTAGCGTTGACTCTTCACATCCCGCAAGCCAGAGTAATCGTGAATTACCGGCGAGTCGACGGAATCATAATTCGACGAACGCGTAATCGAGTTGTGAATTCGAGTTTTCGCATGTTGGGCGCATACTTTCGAGAAAGATCCGCGGTGAGAGGCGCGAGAAATCGCAAACTCGAGGAAACTGAACTTCGTCAGGAACACTCCATGCGATACGTGTTCCGGAACACGAGCGGCACACAAATCTGCGGGATGCTGCGCGGCGCGACgttaataaacgaaaagttcAACAGACAGATTTGCATCGGAATTACATCGCACAAAGTCGAACAAGTCGAAGCGACTCGCCGCGACCGCGATCCAACGGGTGCAATCGTGTTGAATACTGTCCAGAAAATTCCGGTTTCCTCGTTCTCCTGCACCTACCTACCTATCTATCTGTCTATCTACCCACCCTCGCCACGAACCGCCCCGGGCCACGTCGGAGTTCATCTTCCACTTTGACCGAAGTTCGGCTTTGAGCGGCACGGCGAAGCGAGACGATTATGAGCTTACATGCGGCACTAGCTGCCGGGGACGACGATTCACGGCCTTGAGGAGAATTAATGCGACCGTTAGAGCGCAATCGTGACGAAATGCGGAGGCAGATTTGCGAGAAGGACGCAGGAGCGGCAGATCGAGGGTGGAGAACGCCGCGCCGCGTGGCCAACGTGATAAAAACTGATGTTCCAATCACTTTTTTGTATGTAACAATGTAACTGTCCCTCCATGTAAACCTCCATgaggaatgagagagagaggaagaggaaaaggagagaaaggaaaaattaaattcctcGGATGGTGGATGATCGCCGGGGATCACGTATCTTTCACAGTAATTTCACCCTCCTCGGACGAGCGGCGTGAATTCGATCCGCCGTCGTTTACCATGTTCCTTTTACTGCGGCATGCAATATCGTTCGAATCAACCCCGACATGTTCGACTGCACAACCCTCGCTCCTGTATGTCTACACGTGGCGCACGGGTGTCCCGCGTGTACCCGGAAATCGATTAACCCGATTCCGTGCATCGCCGTGAGCCGTGAGTTAACGTCGAGCCATCTGGCTATCTGCCTTCCCAGCCACGTACGAGGACATTCCGCAAGCTGTTCCCGCTGCGCCTCATCGCCCGCTTCATCGTCGGCACCCTCCTCGTCGGAACAAGATACGCAAAAGTGTACAGTAAGCACTTATTTCGCCAGGCCACGAGCAATCGACTCGAATCGAATAAGGATCGAAGGTGGAACAAGTGTAGAGATTATTATATCCGAGAAAGTCGTTGCGTTTTCcttcgaaaaagaaacgaggaGGACGTCCTTTCTCGGATTTCCGTTCTGGTTTCATCGAGAAGATGAAAAGAGCGGTGCAGCGTGGTtgttatatcgatattatcggcacgataatatttttttaatcttttatgtATGTGCTTGATTAGTGCCTGAAACTTTTAAAAACGGCAAGGAGTATCTCGTTTCCATACCGATATCGTTAATACGTTATACAAGTGTAGTACTTGAAGAGGGATAGAAATAGCTGGGATCAAATAACCTTTTATTCCCGTAACTCGCTCTCGCTGGATCGAAAGAAAAACCGAAGTTCTGATGATAGCGCAACAAGAAttagcaatataaaatattgtagcTTCGCATACACCATGTACAGTCATGTATAGCTTTAAAAAGTAGCTAGTTAAAGCTATTGACACAAGTGAGCTTCTTGATTCGGCGGCATTTATTAGTCATTCATACTTAGTTGATCAATCAGCCAATCTCGAGACGTGCGATTCTGGATTTCCTCCCGCGTGAGCTTCTCCTAGAAGGTACGAGTTCGAATGGAGCTCACATTCCTCGGCTTCTCGGATACAGAAATTAACTTGTTCGCGTACACGACAGTCCGGATCCTCCCGATCGGGCTCCGTTATCCATCACAGTGGCGTTCGGTCCCTTTTCACCCTCGAAATCCAGTGATACTCCGTTGCGACTATTCTCAAGAATCCCGAAGATCGAGACCGTTATTATTCGTGATCTTCGCCAACTTGAATCGGTAACCGAAGAATCGATCGTGGCGGGCGATTTTTCTTGGTGTCTAGCGTGTTCGGAGATCCGCCATTCTAACGTCTCAACCGGTCAAGATAGACGACCGGCGGGTTAATCGGGTTAAACGATGAGATTATCACGGGTGCGTCTTtactccctttctttctctctactcGACTTGGGAGAAAAATTGTCGCCGATCCTTTTATCAGAGTCTAGGAGAGATCTTTATAATGAGACTGGAGACGCTACTAATGATCAAATCAGAGTTGTTGTTTCTGTCGAAGACAATATTGTTAAAAGTCTTGAGCTAATATGgattttctttcgtttcttgTATATGTCACAATTTGAAGTCAGTTGTTCCCTAACGAGGCTGGTAGAAGTCTCATGCGATTTGATGCAAACTCCCAATCGATTGTCCCTTACGTAATCCTCCTTCTTTTCTCTATTCCAATTATAGCTAACTATATGAAACTCTCTCTTCTAGACTTTCAATACAACGCGTACGACGCTCCTTCGCAACGTCATCTATCCTCGATGGCAGATTGCAGTACGTATACGTGAACGGGAGAAACGACTTCTCAAGTTTCTCGTTCGCCGAGCAATGTCATTTCGCCCTTTCCCCATCGCGGTTACGTATTTCAGAATCTGCTTCCAATTTCCGCTCGAAAGGTCCCATATAAAGATAGCCTATCTGCACGTAAATTTTCATGTGCTTACTCCGCATGGTGACTCAACGCTATGATTATGAAAggtaaatatacatttttttcatcgaACAAATATAAACAGGAATGTTTTACGGgcaatattgattatttattgagAATCTCCAAAATATGCACGAGGATAAAATCATAGGATATTTTCCATCATATGTAATGGGTGATATTCCTTTGATATTCCTAGCGAGATGATCTCGATTCCCAATCCAGCACATCATTTAGTTGATGCGACCAATGATAGGATCACATTCTATATAAGACATTAGATATTGGATTGCGAGTACAATCTGGAAAATCTGAGTATTCTCGAAGCGACACGCAGAATCGGTAATTCCGCGTTAATTAATGTCGGAAACAGCCCTGCTTTCCGTTCTTCCATCCCAGATTGGAATGTAATTAGTTTCTGGAATTAACGAGagcacgcgcgctcgcgcgcataaCGTTCATTATCCGCGGAAGAAAAATTCGAGAACTATTCCCTCGATAACGTTAAAGCGCAAGTTGCCACAATGCAACGTCTGGTCAACGTTATTAATCAAGTGATCGCGACTTTCGATCGGGATCACGGAACTTTAATTTCAATTGGAGACTCGGCAACCTTTGTTCCCGGAAACGGCCGCGAACTCTCCTTCAAAACCGCTTGTTTCTTCCTGCTGGAAGAAAATCAGTTTTCTGCCGGGGACATTATGCACCCCTCGTAATTGCCTCATAAAGCGGGCTCGCACAACGGCGCTTTTAAATCTGTTTTAAATTGTAGAAAAATCCAACGATTAAATGTCCGAGAACGGAAATACCCAACAACTTTCAAGTAATGTATTGCTTAATGCATTACTTCTTGGTACTCTTATTCTAATATTTAGGGGAAAAGAGTggtttaatatctttttaataaaattaatacgttttaaaaattttttcgcagAACATTATTTTGTATCACACAATTGAAAACCTCAGTTGAGGAGCGCCGAGTGCATCGTGTAATATTGCCTGTCCGGTTTACACCTCGCCGGAaacgcttttctttttcctcatgAATCTTCTGAAAAAGTCACGTCAGAGTCTAGTCACTTTGATTCGCTCTGCTTTTACACTGCTGTCTGCCGTCTGTGCAGTTTTTCTTCAAATTCCCGGATCGCAGGGCGTTCCAGGACGACTGACTCTCCGATTCGATCAAGTGACCGAGTTGCCTCCCGCTGCCCCTTTTCTTGCCTTCTTTAGAATCCGTTTTCCATTTCCGGTGGCTGGGGATGGCAAGtcccatatttttcgaagTCCTTTCCGTCTCCGTCTCATCATTCCCGTCGGTCCTATTTAGCACGTTCAGCGCTTGATGCGCGCCTCGGTGAATTAGCTTTGTCAGCTCTTAATCGGGACGTCTTAGGGGTAGGTACATACACCCCCGCCGGACCTTCGCTCAGTAAGGATACGACTTTATCCTCCCGCCGTAGACCGACCTCAGGGAATTGGAGTCGAACAATGGAGCTGGGGTGAGTTTTGTCTTTGTCATGGACGCCCTTTTTTGGCGGTTGGGACTAATGACGCCGCGATACTAATTTTCGGGTGACTTAGCATTCCTGCGTCGTCTCGCCTTCCATTCAGCAGATTTTCTGAAAGTAGACCGGAAGATTGCCGACTGGTGAGCGGAGATTCATAAGAACCTTGACCTTTTACGTAACAGAACTTTTCGTAACGAAAATGAATTGAACGTGGATACTAAATGTGAAATAAGCAACGATTTCGATATT encodes the following:
- the LOC105281304 gene encoding uncharacterized protein LOC105281304; its protein translation is MCFMKSTRVSGVKNITRGVSRHMRSIGFPESSNTGIFFALGIPIDIPDKSVSLSFYFEANYGLPYQWNSSYFYEESYFAKRSLSRQLIYRVFTSKMESLGYPGLDCLLRIICDIARYSLRENGVFGDILQIIFT